One segment of Methylotenera versatilis 79 DNA contains the following:
- a CDS encoding DUF4124 domain-containing protein has translation MHIKQFLLLAFSLVYTVVSQAETYEWVDDKGVKNYGDSVPAKYKHKANTIEIKENVIAAPIVPKVNNANKNQADNPEQAKPVVLEAPAPNNLTDESCEVQMQQYKESQDCFARYRNVRGGINEEGVKRCTAVQQPACNTSR, from the coding sequence ATGCATATCAAACAGTTTTTATTGTTAGCTTTTAGCTTGGTTTACACCGTTGTTAGCCAAGCAGAAACGTATGAATGGGTAGATGATAAAGGCGTCAAAAACTATGGTGATTCTGTGCCCGCAAAGTATAAACATAAAGCAAACACGATTGAGATTAAGGAAAATGTAATCGCCGCGCCAATTGTGCCGAAAGTGAATAATGCCAATAAGAATCAAGCGGATAATCCTGAGCAAGCAAAGCCTGTTGTATTAGAGGCACCCGCACCAAACAATTTAACGGATGAGAGTTGTGAAGTGCAAATGCAGCAATATAAAGAAAGCCAAGATTGCTTTGCGCGATACAGAAATGTTCGTGGTGGTATTAATGAAGAAGGTGTAAAAAGATGCACCGCAGTTCAGCAACCGGCTTGTAACACTAGCAGGTAA
- a CDS encoding YdbL family protein gives MKKFISILSLICITLLSSSWVNAAADLDVNTPAISAIKNSMQTRHAQLNPHYNSGAIGLTADGLIAVRDTTAVPLKDRGGINSLVAAENGDRNALYKEIAAGNGHPEWAGEIRSTFASRWVDKAQSGWYYQSAGGWVKK, from the coding sequence ATGAAAAAATTCATCAGTATTTTAAGCTTAATATGCATCACACTTTTGAGCAGTAGCTGGGTAAACGCCGCTGCCGATTTAGACGTGAATACGCCGGCTATTTCAGCGATTAAAAACAGCATGCAAACACGCCATGCGCAATTAAACCCGCATTACAATAGTGGTGCGATTGGCTTAACGGCGGATGGATTGATCGCGGTGCGCGATACAACCGCTGTGCCATTGAAAGATCGTGGCGGTATTAACAGTTTGGTCGCCGCAGAAAATGGTGACCGCAATGCTTTGTATAAAGAAATCGCCGCTGGCAATGGTCACCCAGAATGGGCGGGCGAGATTCGCAGCACTTTTGCCAGCCGCTGGGTAGATAAAGCGCAAAGTGGTTGGTATTATCAAAGTGCGGGTGGTTGGGTGAAAAAATAA
- a CDS encoding disulfide bond formation protein B codes for MIRKIFNTFLTGKNGYLLGFILCFCIVALALVIQTTYHLEPCPLCISQRIIFMSLGVLFLIAAFIPPANMLKKIFAALQVLTALGGAGVAIRHWYLQANRESMVADCGVGFDYMFDNFPLQKAFKLLFRGTGDCAAIDWTFLGLTLPQLGLISFLSFALYAIYLVARKA; via the coding sequence ATGATACGAAAAATATTTAACACCTTTTTAACAGGCAAAAATGGCTATTTGCTCGGCTTTATTTTGTGCTTTTGTATCGTTGCATTAGCGTTAGTCATTCAAACTACTTACCATTTAGAACCTTGCCCATTATGTATTTCGCAGCGCATTATATTCATGAGTTTAGGCGTGCTGTTTTTAATTGCCGCATTTATTCCGCCTGCGAATATGCTTAAAAAAATATTTGCCGCTTTACAAGTGTTAACTGCGTTAGGCGGCGCGGGCGTGGCGATTCGGCATTGGTATTTGCAGGCGAATCGTGAAAGTATGGTTGCAGATTGCGGCGTGGGTTTTGATTATATGTTCGATAATTTTCCGCTGCAAAAAGCCTTTAAATTATTGTTCCGTGGCACCGGAGATTGCGCGGCAATCGACTGGACCTTCTTAGGTTTAACCTTGCCACAATTAGGTTTGATCTCATTTTTAAGTTTTGCACTTTATGCGATTTATCTAGTCGCTAGAAAAGCCTAA
- a CDS encoding 3'-5' exonuclease, with amino-acid sequence MIPTLVFDIETIPDTAGLRALYDLPADVSDEDVANVALHQRRQHNGSEFLPLHQHKVCAISCALREGNNFKVWTLGDADSSEAEIIQRFFDGVEKYMPQIISWNGSGFDLPVLHYRAMINNVVAPRYWDLGDDNKDFKWNNYISRYHTRHLDLMDLLALYNARANAPLDDLAKLCGFPGKLGMDGSKVWDAFKAGKIEEIRNYCETDVANTHLVYLRFQLMRGHLSKSEYEAEIKLVRETLTAYATENKVPHWSEFLAAWKT; translated from the coding sequence ATGATTCCAACATTAGTTTTTGATATCGAAACCATTCCAGATACAGCTGGTTTGCGTGCCTTGTATGATCTGCCCGCAGACGTTTCAGATGAAGATGTCGCCAATGTTGCCTTGCATCAACGCCGCCAGCATAACGGCAGTGAATTTTTGCCTTTGCACCAGCATAAAGTGTGTGCGATTTCTTGCGCGTTGCGTGAAGGTAACAACTTTAAAGTATGGACATTGGGCGATGCAGATTCGTCTGAAGCTGAGATCATCCAACGATTTTTTGATGGCGTTGAGAAATATATGCCACAGATTATCTCTTGGAATGGCAGCGGTTTTGATTTGCCCGTTTTGCATTATCGCGCCATGATTAACAACGTGGTCGCACCGCGCTATTGGGATTTGGGCGACGACAATAAAGACTTTAAGTGGAACAACTACATTAGCCGCTACCACACGCGACACTTGGATTTGATGGATTTGCTGGCGCTTTACAATGCACGCGCCAACGCGCCATTGGATGATTTGGCTAAATTATGTGGCTTTCCAGGTAAATTGGGCATGGATGGCAGCAAGGTTTGGGACGCGTTCAAGGCAGGAAAAATCGAAGAGATTCGCAACTATTGCGAAACGGATGTTGCTAATACGCATTTGGTTTATTTGCGCTTTCAACTGATGCGCGGCCATTTAAGCAAGTCGGAATATGAGGCGGAAATAAAATTGGTGCGCGAAACCTTAACAGCTTATGCAACTGAAAATAAAGTGCCGCATTGGTCAGAGTTTTTAGCTGCCTGGAAGACTTAA
- the cysM gene encoding cysteine synthase CysM: MNINSLDSTLDNFIGNTPLVKLQRMNPIPSNTILLKLEGNNPAGSVKDRPAYNMIMRAEARGDIKPGDTLIEATSGNTGIALAMVAAMRGYKMVLVMPDNQTIERRQSMKAYGAELVLTPKDGSMELARDVAMKMQLEGEGIVLDQFGNQDNPLAHYETTGPEIWRDTAGKITHFVSSMGTTGTIMGVSRYLKEQNPNIQIIGVQPEDGAQIPGIRKWPVEYMPTIFDAKRVDELRYVSQKNAENITRKLAAEEGIFAGVSSGGGLYTALQISKEVANAVIVSIVCDRGDRYLSAGVFPA; the protein is encoded by the coding sequence ATGAATATTAATAGCTTAGATAGTACGTTAGACAATTTTATCGGCAACACGCCGCTGGTTAAGTTACAGCGCATGAACCCAATCCCCAGCAACACTATTTTGTTAAAACTAGAAGGTAATAATCCTGCTGGTTCAGTCAAAGATAGGCCTGCGTACAATATGATTATGCGCGCGGAAGCGCGTGGCGACATTAAGCCAGGCGACACGTTAATTGAGGCAACCAGTGGTAACACAGGCATCGCGTTGGCAATGGTAGCTGCCATGCGCGGCTATAAAATGGTGTTGGTGATGCCTGATAATCAAACGATTGAGCGTCGTCAAAGCATGAAAGCCTATGGTGCAGAGCTGGTATTAACGCCCAAAGATGGCAGCATGGAATTGGCGCGCGATGTCGCCATGAAAATGCAGTTGGAAGGCGAGGGCATTGTGCTGGATCAGTTCGGCAATCAAGATAATCCGCTGGCGCATTATGAAACGACTGGGCCAGAAATCTGGCGCGATACCGCAGGAAAAATCACCCATTTTGTCTCCAGCATGGGTACCACTGGCACGATTATGGGCGTTTCGCGTTACTTAAAAGAGCAAAATCCCAATATTCAAATTATCGGTGTGCAACCAGAAGATGGCGCGCAGATTCCAGGCATTCGTAAATGGCCAGTGGAATATATGCCGACTATTTTTGATGCAAAACGTGTGGATGAATTGCGTTATGTCAGCCAAAAAAATGCTGAAAATATCACGCGAAAACTAGCAGCAGAAGAAGGCATATTTGCTGGAGTATCCAGTGGCGGCGGGCTTTATACTGCGCTACAAATTTCAAAAGAAGTGGCAAACGCAGTGATTGTTTCCATTGTGTGCGATAGAGGCGACCGTTATCTTTCTGCAGGCGTTTTCCCCGCCTAA